The Nocardioides sp. S5 genome includes a window with the following:
- a CDS encoding type II 3-dehydroquinate dehydratase, with amino-acid sequence MTRVLVLNGPNLGRLGRRQPEIYGSTTHAELAHQCVEWGRDLGLEVEVRQTNHEGELLDWLNAAADELTPVVLNAGAWTHYSLALWDACAQLEAPLVEVHISDPKQRAEEFRHTSVVEPHAAVTIAGQGIDGYRQALEHLAAS; translated from the coding sequence ATGACGCGTGTGCTCGTCCTCAACGGACCCAACCTGGGTCGGCTCGGTCGCCGGCAGCCGGAGATCTACGGCTCGACCACCCACGCCGAGCTCGCCCACCAGTGCGTCGAGTGGGGACGCGACCTCGGCCTCGAGGTCGAGGTGCGCCAGACCAACCACGAGGGCGAGCTGCTCGACTGGCTCAACGCCGCCGCCGACGAGCTGACCCCGGTGGTGCTCAACGCGGGTGCGTGGACGCACTACTCGCTGGCGCTGTGGGACGCCTGCGCGCAGCTGGAGGCGCCGCTCGTCGAGGTGCACATCTCCGACCCCAAGCAGCGTGCGGAGGAGTTCCGCCACACCTCGGTCGTCGAGCCGCACGCCGCGGTCACCATCGCCGGTCAGGGGATCGACGGCTACCGCCAGGCGCTGGAGCACCTCGCCGCCTCCTGA
- a CDS encoding DUF402 domain-containing protein, whose amino-acid sequence MTDTSGDDDTTVSESGGTMQRLSGAARARPVDLTVLETHRLPGTENWPDAGQGPFLSPGEVVMWRYGHGIDPMRVVRDDARGLVAWLAEGTEQVGMAPVDGRSLRDVPLAERFGVERGPVLRRWNGTGVLRIAPTGRPWSVWMFTEDDGTFAGHYVNLELTHRRHGDVTATRDLVLDLWLDPSGELWLKDADELEAAVGSGHCSAATAAEVHAAAEWARAELVDGADWALDEEWRSWQPPADWTVPSLPDAEHVRAARSRTLSS is encoded by the coding sequence GTGACGGACACCTCGGGGGACGACGACACCACGGTCAGCGAGTCGGGCGGCACCATGCAGCGGCTGTCGGGTGCTGCGCGGGCCAGGCCGGTGGACCTGACCGTGCTGGAGACGCACCGGCTGCCCGGCACCGAGAACTGGCCGGACGCCGGACAGGGCCCCTTCCTCTCCCCCGGTGAGGTCGTGATGTGGCGCTACGGTCACGGCATCGACCCGATGCGGGTCGTGCGCGACGACGCGCGCGGCCTGGTGGCATGGCTCGCCGAGGGGACCGAGCAGGTCGGCATGGCACCCGTCGACGGACGCTCGCTGCGCGACGTCCCGCTGGCCGAGCGCTTCGGTGTCGAGCGTGGGCCGGTGCTGCGCCGGTGGAACGGCACCGGCGTGCTGCGGATCGCGCCGACCGGCCGGCCCTGGTCGGTCTGGATGTTCACCGAGGACGACGGCACCTTCGCCGGTCACTACGTGAACCTCGAGCTGACCCACCGGCGTCACGGCGACGTGACCGCCACCCGCGACCTGGTGCTCGACCTGTGGCTCGATCCGTCGGGGGAGCTGTGGCTCAAGGACGCCGACGAGCTGGAGGCGGCAGTCGGGTCAGGCCACTGCTCGGCCGCGACGGCGGCCGAGGTGCACGCCGCCGCGGAATGGGCCCGGGCCGAGCTGGTCGACGGCGCCGACTGGGCGCTGGACGAGGAGTGGCGCTCGTGGCAGCCACCCGCCGACTGGACCGTGCCGTCGCTCCCGGACGCCGAGCACGTCCGGGCCGCGCGGAGCCGTACGCTCTCGTCATGA
- the aroB gene encoding 3-dehydroquinate synthase: protein MSDTVIHVGGASPYDVVIGHGITGRLPAILGDSVERVAVLYAGTLGALVDPVVDALVEHYDVLALGLPEGERAKTAPVASDCWEALGESGFTRSDAVVTIGGGATTDLGGFVAASWLRGVRVVHVPTTLLAMVDAAVGGKTGINTGAGKNLVGAFHEPAGVLCDLSLLESLPREELVAGLGEVVKCGFIADPAILDIVERTDPAALTAGSTELRELVERAIRVKVDVVVDDLREQGGADGHPGREVLNYGHTLAHAIERTSDYSVRHGEAVAIGCVFVAELAARAGSLDPALVERHRAALSRVGLPTTYDAASFDDLHAAMKVDKKARGSQLRFVVLDDLAAPRILAGPGEDDLRAAYAALSSAG from the coding sequence ATGAGCGACACCGTCATCCACGTCGGCGGGGCCTCGCCCTACGACGTCGTCATCGGCCACGGGATCACCGGGCGCCTGCCCGCGATCCTCGGCGACTCCGTCGAGCGGGTGGCCGTGCTCTACGCCGGCACGCTCGGCGCACTTGTCGACCCGGTCGTCGACGCCCTCGTCGAGCACTACGACGTCCTCGCGCTGGGACTCCCGGAGGGCGAGCGGGCCAAGACCGCGCCCGTCGCCTCCGACTGCTGGGAGGCGTTGGGCGAGTCCGGCTTCACCCGCAGCGACGCCGTGGTGACGATCGGCGGCGGGGCGACCACCGACCTCGGCGGCTTCGTGGCCGCCTCCTGGCTGCGCGGCGTACGCGTCGTGCACGTGCCCACGACCCTGCTCGCGATGGTCGACGCCGCCGTCGGCGGCAAGACCGGCATCAACACCGGCGCCGGCAAGAACCTCGTCGGTGCCTTCCACGAGCCCGCCGGCGTGCTCTGCGACCTGTCGCTGCTCGAGTCGCTGCCGCGCGAGGAGCTCGTCGCGGGTCTCGGCGAGGTCGTCAAGTGCGGCTTCATCGCCGACCCCGCGATCCTCGACATCGTCGAGCGCACCGATCCCGCGGCGCTGACCGCCGGCTCGACCGAGCTCCGCGAGCTCGTGGAGCGTGCGATCCGCGTCAAGGTGGACGTGGTCGTCGACGACCTGCGCGAGCAGGGCGGCGCCGACGGGCACCCCGGGCGCGAGGTGCTCAACTACGGCCACACCCTGGCCCACGCGATCGAGCGCACCAGCGACTACTCCGTGCGCCACGGTGAGGCCGTCGCGATCGGCTGCGTCTTCGTCGCCGAGCTCGCCGCCCGTGCCGGGTCCCTCGACCCGGCACTGGTCGAGCGGCACCGCGCCGCGCTGTCGCGGGTCGGGCTGCCGACGACGTACGACGCCGCCTCCTTCGACGACCTGCACGCCGCGATGAAGGTCGACAAGAAGGCCCGGGGCTCGCAGCTGCGCTTCGTCGTGCTCGACGACCTCGCCGCCCCGCGGATCCTCGCGGGGCCCGGCGAGGACGACCTGCGGGCGGCCTACGCCGCGCTATCGTCCGCCGGGTGA
- a CDS encoding shikimate kinase, giving the protein MAPRVVLVGPMGAGKTTVAGLLGDAWGVPVRDTDADIEATTGREISDIFVESGEDAFRELEVAAVAAAVAEHDGVLALGGGAVLRAETRELLADVPVVFLRVGLSDAVKRVGIGVGRPLLLGNVRSRIKVLLDERTPVYESVATHVVDTDGRTPDEVAADVLELLA; this is encoded by the coding sequence ATGGCGCCCCGCGTGGTCCTGGTCGGCCCGATGGGTGCCGGCAAGACGACGGTGGCCGGTCTGCTCGGCGACGCGTGGGGCGTGCCGGTGCGCGACACCGACGCCGACATCGAGGCCACCACCGGCCGCGAGATCTCCGACATCTTCGTGGAGTCGGGGGAGGACGCCTTCCGCGAGCTCGAGGTGGCCGCGGTCGCCGCGGCGGTGGCCGAGCACGACGGCGTGCTGGCGCTCGGCGGCGGCGCCGTGCTGCGCGCGGAGACGCGTGAGCTGCTCGCCGACGTGCCCGTGGTCTTCCTGCGCGTCGGCCTCTCCGACGCGGTCAAGCGCGTCGGCATCGGCGTCGGCCGCCCGCTGCTGCTCGGCAACGTCCGCTCGCGGATCAAGGTGCTGCTCGACGAGCGCACCCCGGTCTACGAGTCCGTCGCCACCCACGTCGTCGACACCGACGGGCGCACGCCCGACGAGGTCGCGGCCGACGTCCTGGAGCTGCTGGCATGA
- the aroC gene encoding chorismate synthase, producing the protein MLRWLTAGESHGPSLVAILEGLPAHVRVTTDDLADSLARRRLGYGRGARMKFEQDQIRVLGGVRHGETQGGPVAIEVGNTEWPKWEKVMSADPVDPVELEALARNAPLTRPRPGHADLAGMQKYDFDEARPILERASARETAARVALGRVASNFLEQATGARIVSHVVSLGGVKAPAGVVPAPDDVERLDADEVRCLDPEASAAMVARIDQAHKDGDTLGGVVEVVVHGLPPGLGSHVHWDRRLDSRLAGALMGIQAIKGVEVGDGFELADTPGSLAHDEIVPTDEGLRRTTGRAGGTEGGMTTGEVLRVRAAMKPIATVPKALATVDVSTGEAAVAHHQRSDVCAVPAAGIVAEAMVALVLADAVVEKFGGDSVAETKRNVESYLDTLRFR; encoded by the coding sequence ATGCTCCGATGGCTCACAGCAGGCGAGTCCCACGGTCCCTCCTTGGTGGCGATCCTCGAGGGGCTTCCCGCCCATGTCCGCGTCACGACCGACGACCTCGCCGACTCACTGGCCCGACGCCGTCTCGGCTACGGCCGCGGCGCTCGGATGAAGTTCGAGCAGGACCAGATCCGTGTGCTCGGCGGCGTCCGGCACGGCGAGACCCAGGGCGGCCCGGTGGCCATCGAGGTGGGCAACACCGAGTGGCCGAAGTGGGAGAAGGTCATGTCGGCCGACCCGGTCGACCCCGTGGAGCTCGAGGCGCTGGCCCGCAACGCGCCGCTGACCCGCCCGCGCCCCGGCCATGCCGACCTCGCCGGGATGCAGAAGTACGACTTCGACGAGGCCCGTCCGATCCTCGAGCGGGCGTCGGCCCGTGAGACCGCGGCGCGCGTCGCGCTCGGCCGGGTGGCCTCCAACTTCCTCGAGCAGGCCACCGGCGCGCGGATCGTCTCGCACGTGGTGTCCCTCGGCGGCGTGAAGGCGCCCGCGGGCGTCGTACCCGCCCCTGACGACGTCGAGCGGCTCGACGCCGACGAGGTGCGCTGCCTCGACCCCGAGGCGAGCGCCGCGATGGTGGCCCGCATCGACCAGGCCCACAAGGACGGCGACACCCTCGGCGGCGTCGTCGAGGTCGTCGTGCACGGCCTGCCGCCGGGCCTCGGCTCCCACGTCCACTGGGACCGGCGCCTCGACTCCCGGCTTGCCGGCGCCCTGATGGGCATCCAGGCGATCAAGGGCGTCGAGGTCGGCGACGGCTTCGAGCTCGCCGACACCCCGGGTTCGCTGGCCCACGACGAGATCGTCCCGACCGACGAGGGCCTGCGCCGCACCACGGGTCGCGCCGGCGGCACCGAGGGCGGCATGACGACCGGTGAGGTGCTGCGCGTGCGCGCGGCGATGAAGCCGATCGCCACGGTGCCGAAGGCGCTGGCCACCGTCGACGTCTCGACCGGCGAGGCAGCAGTCGCGCACCACCAGCGCTCCGACGTCTGCGCGGTCCCGGCCGCCGGCATCGTCGCCGAGGCCATGGTCGCGCTGGTGCTGGCCGACGCCGTCGTGGAGAAGTTCGGCGGCGACTCCGTGGCCGAGACCAAGCGCAACGTCGAGTCCTACCTCGACACGCTGCGGTTCCGATGA
- a CDS encoding A24 family peptidase — MSDVVLATVLAALVAGLGGLLVPALIARVPEPKPKPEPEPEDPSQAEPPKTAYADIAARPGLGRRSAAVSAAAGGLLGAAAGLDWPLLWLVPLTPVAVALSVVDWHTRLLPRVVVVPATLAAVVVVTAVGLATDERDALVRALIAMVAVRSFFWVLWFVRSAGMGFGDVRLAAPVGLVLGWVGWGAVAIGVWTSFVAFVVPALALAVWRRDRLMLKKSFPFGPFMVIGALVGLVWGTALAGRIWG; from the coding sequence GTGAGCGACGTCGTGCTGGCGACCGTGCTGGCAGCGCTGGTCGCCGGGCTGGGCGGACTGCTGGTGCCGGCGCTCATCGCCCGAGTACCGGAGCCGAAGCCCAAGCCGGAGCCGGAGCCGGAGGATCCTTCACAGGCTGAGCCTCCGAAGACGGCGTACGCCGACATCGCCGCGCGGCCGGGGCTGGGACGGCGCAGCGCCGCCGTCTCCGCAGCCGCAGGTGGGCTGCTGGGTGCCGCGGCCGGCCTCGACTGGCCCCTGCTGTGGCTGGTGCCGCTCACCCCCGTCGCGGTGGCGCTGTCGGTCGTCGACTGGCACACGCGTCTGCTGCCGCGCGTCGTCGTGGTGCCCGCGACCCTCGCGGCGGTCGTCGTGGTGACCGCGGTCGGGCTCGCCACCGACGAGCGCGACGCGCTGGTGCGGGCCCTGATCGCCATGGTCGCGGTGCGGTCGTTCTTCTGGGTGCTGTGGTTCGTGCGGTCGGCCGGCATGGGCTTCGGCGACGTCCGGCTCGCCGCGCCCGTGGGGCTGGTGCTGGGCTGGGTCGGCTGGGGGGCGGTGGCGATCGGCGTGTGGACCAGCTTCGTCGCCTTCGTCGTCCCCGCCCTCGCGCTGGCCGTCTGGCGACGCGACCGACTGATGCTCAAGAAGTCGTTCCCGTTCGGCCCGTTCATGGTGATCGGGGCGCTGGTGGGTCTCGTCTGGGGGACTGCGCTCGCTGGGCGCATCTGGGGCTGA
- a CDS encoding shikimate dehydrogenase encodes MSDASGAGRRCGVLGDPIAHSLSPVLHRAAYAELGLDWSYDAHRVPSGGLESFLAGLDDTWRGLSLTMPLKREALPLVDRLTDRARTAGAVNTLLLDPGGERVGDNTDLPGAAAAVRERTSAPLGSAVVLGGGATAASVGLALADLGVRTINLLVRDVPRAGDTVEVLRRHSADVDVRTGVLDASGVLAADIVVSTIPAAAQVPDLLRRVAGVPVVFEALYDPWPTPLAAAALASGRVLVGGLDLLVHQAALQHELFTGVSAPLDVMRAAGRAALEARSGA; translated from the coding sequence GTGAGTGACGCCTCCGGTGCGGGACGGCGTTGCGGCGTGCTGGGCGACCCGATCGCCCACTCGCTGTCGCCGGTCCTGCACAGGGCGGCCTACGCCGAGCTCGGCCTGGACTGGTCCTACGACGCCCACCGGGTGCCGTCGGGCGGGCTGGAGTCCTTCCTCGCCGGGCTCGACGACACCTGGCGTGGCCTGTCGCTGACGATGCCGCTCAAGCGGGAGGCGCTGCCGCTCGTCGACCGGCTCACCGACCGCGCGCGGACGGCGGGTGCGGTCAACACCCTCCTGCTCGATCCCGGTGGCGAGCGGGTCGGGGACAACACCGACCTGCCCGGCGCTGCTGCCGCGGTCCGGGAGCGTACGTCGGCCCCGCTGGGGTCGGCGGTCGTGCTGGGCGGGGGAGCGACAGCGGCCTCGGTCGGCCTGGCGCTGGCGGACCTCGGGGTCCGGACGATCAACCTCCTCGTGCGCGACGTCCCGCGCGCCGGCGACACGGTCGAGGTGCTGCGCCGGCACTCCGCCGACGTCGACGTACGCACCGGGGTGCTGGACGCGTCGGGGGTGCTGGCGGCCGACATCGTCGTCTCCACGATCCCCGCGGCTGCGCAGGTGCCCGACCTGCTGCGCCGCGTGGCCGGGGTGCCGGTGGTCTTCGAGGCGCTCTACGACCCGTGGCCCACGCCGCTCGCCGCCGCGGCGCTCGCCTCCGGGCGGGTGCTCGTCGGAGGCCTGGACCTGCTGGTGCACCAGGCGGCGCTGCAGCACGAGCTCTTCACCGGTGTGTCGGCCCCGCTGGACGTGATGCGTGCGGCCGGTCGTGCCGCCCTCGAGGCGCGGAGCGGCGCGTGA
- the mltG gene encoding endolytic transglycosylase MltG, with product MTEHESEQDVLREDDYDYVPGGRRRKGRGAKGCIAVLVALAVLVGGFYFGLTKGVSWVADQFQGPEDYPGPGTGSVEFTVNEGDVVAEIGRNLKEEGVTASVQAFIDAAAGEPASSGIQVGDYELQKEMKAADALEVLIDPDNMISFPTVTIPEGLRLVDIVSTLAENTDIPEAAWNRALQKPDKLGLPDYAEGNAEGYLFPATYEIKPGQKPVRILKMMVDRWREAADQAGLEEKAAELGKTPGELMIIASLIEAEGRGEDMPKIARVIYNRLDGPGDKGGTNGTLGIDASNAYGLGLSGTTALTTEQLAVDTPYDTRRRPGLPPTPIEAPGDDAIEAAANPADGPWYYYVTVNLETGETKFYEDYDDFLVGRDEYRAYCETSDRC from the coding sequence ATGACTGAGCACGAGTCCGAGCAGGACGTGCTGCGTGAGGACGACTACGACTACGTCCCGGGCGGGCGGCGCCGCAAGGGCCGTGGCGCGAAGGGCTGCATCGCGGTCCTCGTCGCGCTGGCCGTGCTCGTCGGTGGCTTCTACTTCGGCCTGACCAAGGGCGTCTCCTGGGTGGCCGACCAGTTCCAGGGCCCCGAGGACTACCCCGGCCCCGGCACCGGCTCGGTCGAGTTCACCGTCAACGAGGGCGACGTAGTGGCCGAGATCGGCCGCAACCTCAAGGAGGAGGGCGTCACCGCGTCGGTGCAGGCCTTCATCGACGCTGCCGCGGGCGAGCCTGCCTCCAGCGGCATCCAGGTCGGCGACTACGAGCTCCAGAAGGAGATGAAGGCCGCCGACGCGCTCGAGGTCCTCATCGACCCCGACAACATGATCAGCTTCCCCACGGTGACCATCCCCGAGGGCCTGCGGCTCGTCGACATCGTGTCCACGCTCGCCGAGAACACCGACATCCCCGAGGCCGCGTGGAACCGCGCGCTCCAGAAGCCCGACAAGCTCGGCCTGCCCGACTACGCCGAGGGCAACGCCGAGGGCTACCTCTTCCCGGCGACGTACGAGATCAAGCCGGGGCAGAAGCCGGTGCGGATCCTGAAGATGATGGTCGACCGCTGGCGCGAGGCCGCCGACCAGGCCGGCCTGGAGGAGAAGGCCGCCGAGCTCGGCAAGACACCGGGCGAGCTGATGATCATCGCCTCGCTCATCGAGGCCGAGGGCCGCGGCGAGGACATGCCCAAGATCGCGCGGGTCATCTACAACCGCCTCGACGGCCCCGGTGACAAGGGTGGCACCAACGGCACGCTCGGCATCGACGCCTCCAACGCCTACGGCCTCGGCCTGTCGGGCACCACGGCGCTGACCACCGAGCAGCTCGCGGTCGACACCCCCTACGACACCCGTCGCCGCCCGGGGCTGCCGCCCACGCCGATCGAGGCGCCCGGGGACGACGCCATCGAGGCGGCGGCCAACCCCGCCGACGGCCCCTGGTACTACTACGTCACGGTCAACCTGGAGACGGGCGAGACGAAGTTCTACGAGGACTACGACGACTTCCTCGTGGGTCGCGACGAGTACCGCGCCTACTGCGAGACCTCGGACCGGTGCTGA
- the ruvX gene encoding Holliday junction resolvase RuvX, with amino-acid sequence MRLGIDPGDARIGVASSDPSGFLATPVETVRAGKGDVRRIAQLVTELGAVEVVIGLPRSLNGTEGPAAEKARDLARRVARRVAPVPVRLCDERLTTVSAESILREQGRRGAKRRAVVDQAAAVLILQTALDTERIGGQAPGEIVEVTDD; translated from the coding sequence GTGCGGCTCGGCATCGACCCGGGGGACGCCCGGATCGGGGTGGCGAGCAGTGACCCCTCCGGATTCCTGGCGACGCCCGTGGAGACGGTGCGCGCCGGCAAGGGCGACGTACGCCGGATCGCGCAGCTCGTCACCGAGCTCGGGGCCGTCGAGGTCGTCATCGGCCTGCCCCGCTCGCTCAACGGCACGGAGGGACCTGCGGCCGAGAAGGCGCGCGACCTGGCCCGTCGGGTCGCGCGCCGAGTTGCACCCGTCCCTGTCAGACTGTGTGATGAACGCCTGACCACGGTCTCGGCCGAGTCGATCCTGCGCGAGCAGGGACGGCGTGGCGCCAAGCGACGTGCCGTGGTGGACCAGGCAGCGGCGGTGCTGATCCTGCAGACGGCGCTCGACACCGAGCGCATCGGCGGGCAGGCGCCTGGAGAGATCGTCGAGGTGACTGATGACTGA
- the alaS gene encoding alanine--tRNA ligase, whose amino-acid sequence MDTAEIRRRFLAHFEAAGHAVVPSASLLADDPNLLFVPAGMVPFKPYFLGQETAPWPRATSIQKCVRTPDIEDVGKTTRHGTFFEMCGNFSFGDYFKEGAIELAWDLLTKSVDDGGFGLDESRLYPSVLVGDEEAIGHWTKATGLPRERIVQLGNKENYWSMGVPGPGGPCSEILYDRGPEWGPDFDVTTLGPDMPFELEDRLLEIWNLVFMQDELSAVRSKEDFDVAGSLPKKNIDTGMGLDRVAFLLQGKNNMYEIDVMYPVIEKAEQLTGRRYGADREDDVRFRVVADHVRSSMMLIGDGVTPGNDGRGYVLRRLLRRAVRSMRLLGCEDRVLPELMPVSRDRMGETYDNLVSDWPRISQVAFAEEDAFRKTLQAGTQIFDVAASEVKQTGGSTLSGERAFALHDTYGFPIDLTLEMAAEQGLQVDEQGFRGLMAEQRERAKADARAKKGAHGDTGVYRGVFDQHGPTEWLAYETLETESRPLALLSGGASVPRLAEGEVGELVLDRTPFYAESGGQAADAGTIVFDGGRLEVLDVQRPIKGLVVHQVRVLEGELDAGREVHARVDPEWRTGARQAHSGTHVVHAALREVLGPTALQSGSYNRPGYLRLDFGWTQALTPEQVRDVETVSQQALRADLAVAWDYMTLEQAKEWGAIALFGETYDNTKVRVVEIGGPWSRELCGGTHVDHSSQIGTVVVTGETSVGSGSRRIEALTGVEGFGYLARERDVVAQLTGLLKTQPDDLVSRVQGLTERLKNAEKELEKARLAQLLGASADLAAGATQVGPVRLVAHRADGAGGGDVRNLAMDVRGRLPQGEPGVVVIIGHADGKVSVVAATNDEARARGLSAGELVRAVGPLLGGKGGGKDDVAQGGGTDASRIDEALELVARQVAASAQA is encoded by the coding sequence ATGGACACCGCCGAGATCCGCCGCCGCTTCCTCGCGCACTTCGAGGCCGCCGGACACGCCGTGGTGCCCTCCGCCTCGCTGCTCGCCGACGACCCCAACCTGCTCTTCGTGCCGGCCGGCATGGTGCCCTTCAAGCCCTACTTCCTGGGCCAGGAGACCGCGCCGTGGCCGCGCGCCACCAGCATCCAGAAGTGCGTGCGCACCCCCGACATCGAGGACGTCGGCAAGACCACCCGCCACGGCACGTTCTTCGAGATGTGCGGCAACTTCTCCTTCGGCGACTACTTCAAGGAAGGCGCGATCGAGCTCGCGTGGGACCTGCTGACCAAGTCGGTCGACGACGGCGGCTTCGGGCTCGACGAGTCGCGTCTCTACCCCTCGGTCCTCGTCGGCGACGAGGAGGCCATCGGCCACTGGACGAAGGCCACCGGCCTGCCGCGCGAGCGGATCGTCCAGCTGGGCAACAAGGAGAACTACTGGTCGATGGGCGTCCCCGGCCCCGGCGGGCCGTGCTCGGAGATCCTCTACGACCGCGGTCCCGAGTGGGGTCCGGACTTCGACGTCACGACCCTCGGCCCGGACATGCCGTTCGAGCTCGAGGACCGTCTGCTCGAGATCTGGAACCTGGTCTTCATGCAGGACGAGCTCTCCGCGGTGCGCTCGAAGGAGGACTTCGACGTCGCCGGCTCGCTGCCGAAGAAGAACATCGACACCGGCATGGGCCTGGACCGGGTCGCGTTCCTGCTCCAGGGCAAGAACAACATGTACGAGATCGACGTGATGTACCCCGTCATCGAGAAGGCCGAGCAGCTCACCGGCCGCCGCTACGGCGCCGACCGCGAGGACGACGTACGGTTCCGCGTCGTCGCCGACCACGTGCGCTCCTCGATGATGCTCATCGGCGACGGCGTCACCCCCGGCAACGACGGTCGCGGCTACGTCCTGCGCCGCCTGCTGCGCCGCGCGGTGCGCTCGATGCGCCTGCTCGGCTGCGAGGACCGGGTGCTGCCCGAGCTGATGCCGGTCTCGCGTGACCGGATGGGGGAGACCTACGACAACCTCGTCAGCGACTGGCCGCGCATCTCCCAGGTCGCCTTCGCCGAGGAGGACGCCTTCCGCAAGACGCTCCAGGCCGGCACCCAGATCTTCGACGTCGCCGCCTCCGAGGTGAAGCAGACCGGCGGCTCCACGCTGTCGGGCGAGCGTGCCTTCGCGCTGCACGACACCTACGGCTTCCCGATCGACCTCACGCTGGAGATGGCGGCCGAGCAGGGCCTGCAGGTGGACGAGCAGGGCTTCCGCGGGCTGATGGCCGAGCAGCGCGAGCGGGCCAAGGCCGACGCGCGCGCCAAGAAGGGCGCCCACGGCGACACCGGCGTCTACCGCGGCGTCTTCGACCAGCACGGCCCCACCGAGTGGCTGGCCTACGAGACGCTCGAGACCGAGTCCCGCCCGCTGGCGCTGCTCAGCGGCGGCGCCTCCGTGCCGCGGCTGGCCGAGGGCGAGGTCGGGGAGCTCGTGCTCGACCGCACCCCCTTCTACGCCGAGTCCGGCGGCCAGGCAGCCGACGCCGGCACGATCGTCTTCGACGGCGGTCGCCTCGAGGTCCTCGACGTGCAGCGCCCGATCAAGGGCCTGGTCGTGCACCAGGTGCGGGTGCTCGAGGGCGAGCTCGACGCCGGCCGCGAGGTGCACGCCCGCGTCGACCCGGAGTGGCGTACGGGCGCGCGCCAGGCGCACTCCGGCACCCACGTCGTGCACGCCGCCCTGCGCGAGGTGCTCGGCCCCACGGCGCTGCAGTCCGGCTCCTACAACCGTCCCGGCTACCTCCGCCTCGACTTCGGGTGGACCCAGGCGCTGACGCCCGAGCAGGTGCGCGACGTCGAGACCGTCTCGCAGCAGGCGCTGCGCGCCGACCTCGCGGTCGCGTGGGACTACATGACCCTCGAGCAGGCGAAGGAGTGGGGCGCGATCGCGCTCTTCGGCGAGACCTACGACAACACCAAGGTGCGGGTCGTCGAGATCGGCGGCCCCTGGTCGCGCGAGCTCTGCGGTGGCACCCACGTCGACCACTCCTCCCAGATCGGCACGGTCGTGGTGACCGGCGAGACGAGCGTCGGCTCGGGCAGCCGCCGCATCGAGGCGCTCACCGGTGTCGAGGGCTTCGGCTACCTCGCCCGCGAGCGCGACGTCGTCGCCCAGCTCACCGGCCTGCTCAAGACCCAGCCCGACGACCTCGTCAGCCGCGTGCAGGGGCTCACCGAGCGCCTGAAGAACGCCGAGAAGGAGCTGGAGAAGGCGCGCCTGGCCCAGCTGCTCGGCGCCAGCGCCGACCTGGCGGCGGGAGCGACGCAGGTCGGCCCGGTCCGCCTGGTGGCCCACCGTGCCGACGGCGCGGGCGGCGGCGACGTACGCAATCTGGCGATGGACGTGCGCGGACGCCTGCCGCAGGGCGAGCCCGGCGTCGTGGTGATCATCGGCCACGCCGACGGCAAGGTGTCCGTGGTGGCCGCGACCAACGACGAGGCGCGTGCCCGCGGGCTCTCGGCCGGCGAGCTGGTCCGCGCCGTGGGTCCGCTGCTCGGCGGCAAGGGCGGCGGCAAGGACGACGTCGCGCAGGGCGGCGGCACCGACGCCTCCCGCATCGACGAGGCGCTCGAGCTCGTCGCGCGCCAGGTCGCCGCGTCGGCGCAGGCCTGA
- a CDS encoding DUF6167 family protein gives MGRPLWFVAGAGVGLYAAARARRAAEALTADGLRDRVRGWQVGARLFAEEVHQGRTERETELREQLGLRPHGIPELTRGGEAPSARTPPTDAPKENEN, from the coding sequence ATGGGTCGCCCACTCTGGTTCGTGGCCGGGGCGGGGGTCGGGCTGTACGCCGCCGCCCGCGCCCGTCGTGCCGCTGAGGCGCTGACCGCCGACGGCCTGCGTGACCGCGTGCGCGGGTGGCAGGTCGGTGCCCGGCTGTTCGCCGAGGAGGTCCACCAGGGCCGCACCGAGCGCGAAACCGAGTTGCGCGAACAGCTCGGACTGCGGCCTCATGGCATCCCCGAGCTCACACGTGGTGGCGAGGCCCCCTCGGCTCGCACCCCACCCACCGATGCACCCAAGGAGAACGAGAACTGA